In one Acetobacter sp. genomic region, the following are encoded:
- the lptB gene encoding LPS export ABC transporter ATP-binding protein, producing MNAEDFMQDFVPAPLGAGAGGPVLRDRKHGLFADGIGKSYKKREVVRNVSIEVHRGEAVGLLGPNGAGKTTSFYMIVGLVQPDTGNITLDGADITRLPMYRRARLGIGYLPQEASIFRGLNVEQNIMAALEVVEPDPDKRDAMLDGLLGEFGISHLRRSPSLALSGGERRRLEIARALASQPHYILLDEPLAGIDPIAVGEIRDLVSHLKDRGIGVLITDHNVRETLEVIDRAYIMHGGQVLMQGVPEEIVANEDVRRVYLGESFSL from the coding sequence ATGAACGCAGAAGATTTCATGCAGGATTTCGTCCCCGCCCCTCTTGGCGCGGGAGCGGGAGGCCCTGTCCTGCGTGACCGCAAGCACGGCCTGTTCGCGGACGGAATCGGCAAGTCCTATAAAAAGCGCGAGGTCGTACGCAACGTCTCGATCGAGGTGCATCGTGGCGAGGCCGTTGGCCTTCTCGGTCCGAACGGCGCCGGCAAGACCACCAGCTTCTACATGATCGTGGGGCTGGTCCAGCCTGATACGGGCAATATCACACTGGACGGCGCGGACATCACGCGCCTGCCCATGTACCGGCGCGCCCGTCTGGGAATCGGCTACCTGCCACAGGAAGCCAGTATTTTCCGCGGCCTGAACGTCGAGCAGAACATCATGGCGGCACTTGAGGTCGTCGAGCCTGATCCTGACAAGCGCGACGCCATGCTCGACGGACTTCTCGGAGAGTTCGGCATCTCTCATCTCCGCCGCTCGCCTTCTCTGGCGCTGTCCGGCGGTGAACGTCGCCGTCTGGAAATTGCCCGCGCCCTTGCCAGCCAGCCGCACTATATCCTTCTGGATGAACCGCTTGCCGGTATTGACCCGATTGCCGTCGGTGAAATCCGTGATCTGGTGTCGCATCTGAAGGATCGTGGCATCGGCGTGCTGATCACCGACCACAACGTGCGTGAGACGCTGGAAGTCATTGACCGGGCCTACATCATGCATGGCGGTCAGGTTCTGATGCAGGGCGTTCCGGAAGAGATCGTGGCCAACGAAGACGTCCGCCGCGTGTACCTTGGAGAAAGCTTTTCCCTCTAG
- the rpoN gene encoding RNA polymerase factor sigma-54, whose translation MVTLPGLHLRQTHNLAMTPQLRLAIRLLQMTSAEMEALVEEELERNPFLVREEAEESVIPADTGRLSADETPSDQEEDSLDTSFTQEAAAGGFDDTYSEEGSPQDWRQRYGDGDQDVASHTPSLAERLDEQLRLTPHFTEQQRLIGRSLIEHLDPAGRLDCPLEMIAEETAESTTAIEDVRQSMMLFEPVGLFAHSLKECLAAQLQARNRLDPAMTVLLDNLDMVARKDYRPLRQLCGVDEADFTEMIAELRHLDPKPGFEVLTSNTSSRIADVFVQQDADGQWTVRINEDTLPRLYLDQTLLERARAASPASDRPFIQNQAYHASWLLRSIEERTRTLLRVSLEIIKHQSDFLSSGISFMLPLTMKTVATETGLHESTISRITTGKYIATPQGLFELKYFFTRKISSFHISKEHSSEAVRYKIQKMISQETGAHVLSDEEIVQNLRNEGIDIARRTVAKYRDALHIGNSVQRKREKAASA comes from the coding sequence ATGGTGACACTTCCCGGGCTTCATCTCCGACAGACACACAACCTTGCCATGACGCCGCAGTTGCGTCTGGCGATCAGGCTTCTCCAGATGACCAGCGCCGAGATGGAGGCTCTGGTCGAGGAAGAACTCGAACGCAATCCCTTTCTCGTCCGGGAAGAGGCTGAAGAGTCGGTTATACCGGCAGACACGGGCCGCCTGTCCGCTGATGAAACTCCGTCAGATCAGGAAGAAGACTCTCTTGACACAAGCTTCACGCAGGAAGCCGCCGCTGGAGGATTTGACGACACCTACTCGGAAGAGGGCTCTCCACAGGACTGGCGGCAGAGATATGGCGATGGTGATCAGGACGTTGCCTCACATACGCCCTCCCTCGCTGAAAGACTGGATGAACAGCTTCGCCTGACACCCCACTTCACGGAGCAGCAACGTCTCATCGGTCGTAGTCTCATCGAACATCTTGACCCGGCCGGACGACTGGATTGCCCGCTTGAGATGATTGCTGAAGAAACGGCTGAGTCAACCACCGCCATTGAAGATGTCCGGCAAAGCATGATGCTGTTTGAGCCGGTCGGGCTCTTTGCCCACTCGCTGAAAGAATGTCTGGCGGCGCAGCTTCAAGCCAGAAATCGCCTCGATCCAGCCATGACTGTTCTGCTTGATAATCTCGATATGGTTGCACGCAAGGATTACCGGCCCCTTCGGCAACTCTGCGGCGTGGATGAAGCCGATTTTACAGAGATGATCGCGGAACTCCGTCATCTTGACCCCAAGCCGGGTTTTGAAGTCCTCACATCCAATACCAGCAGCCGGATCGCCGATGTCTTCGTGCAACAGGACGCAGATGGTCAATGGACTGTCCGGATCAATGAAGACACACTCCCCCGTCTGTATCTGGATCAGACACTCCTTGAGAGGGCAAGGGCAGCCAGTCCGGCTTCAGACAGACCGTTCATTCAGAATCAGGCCTATCATGCATCATGGTTACTGCGCTCCATTGAAGAGAGAACAAGAACGCTGCTTCGTGTTTCTTTAGAAATAATTAAACATCAGAGCGATTTCCTGTCTTCGGGCATCTCATTTATGTTACCCCTCACCATGAAGACCGTTGCCACTGAGACCGGACTGCATGAAAGCACGATCAGCCGCATCACAACTGGGAAATATATCGCGACTCCCCAGGGCCTCTTCGAACTAAAATATTTTTTCACACGGAAGATAAGTAGCTTTCACATTTCAAAAGAACATAGCTCTGAAGCTGTAAGATATAAAATCCAAAAGATGATTTCACAGGAAACAGGCGCTCATGTTCTCTCGGATGAGGAGATTGTGCAAAATCTTCGCAACGAAGGCATAGACATCGCCCGCCGAACCGTGGCCAAATATCGGGACGCGTTGCATATCGGAAATTCAGTGCAGCGCAAACGGGAGAAAGCCGCCTCCGCCTGA
- the hpf gene encoding ribosome hibernation-promoting factor, HPF/YfiA family has protein sequence MHIHVSGKQIDLSDALKHRVTMHLGNIADRYFEQALEANVTFSKARSFFTCDINVHAGRGLTLRGEGEASDAHGAFDDAAEHIARRLRRYRRRVQTHSRASARIQQPEIGRSYILQPADIQESPRNTLESAPSEGPYATIIAEQPTEIAFLSVSEAVMRLDLADRNLLVFRNSVSRQINIIYRRDDGNIGWIEPNGPIN, from the coding sequence ATGCATATCCACGTTTCAGGTAAACAGATTGACCTGTCTGATGCATTAAAGCATCGGGTCACAATGCATCTTGGCAATATTGCTGATCGATATTTCGAACAGGCGCTTGAAGCCAATGTTACTTTCAGTAAGGCGCGCTCGTTCTTTACATGCGATATCAATGTCCACGCCGGACGAGGACTGACATTGAGAGGTGAAGGCGAAGCCTCTGATGCGCATGGGGCGTTCGATGATGCTGCGGAGCATATTGCACGACGTCTGAGACGTTACAGAAGACGTGTCCAGACACACTCCAGAGCGTCCGCACGTATTCAGCAGCCAGAAATCGGACGGAGCTACATTCTCCAGCCGGCTGACATACAGGAATCCCCCAGAAACACTCTGGAAAGCGCGCCCTCGGAAGGTCCATATGCGACCATCATCGCAGAGCAGCCGACAGAAATCGCTTTTCTGAGCGTCAGTGAAGCAGTCATGAGGCTGGATCTGGCAGACCGTAACCTTCTGGTATTCCGCAATAGCGTCAGTCGGCAAATCAATATTATTTATCGACGTGATGATGGAAATATCGGCTGGATCGAACCCAACGGGCCTATAAATTAA
- the flhA gene encoding flagellar biosynthesis protein FlhA: MPESTNSSLKNLFDPQLVLRNLKSFNIQDLRNGGWRHFVPGSDVGLALGVAALLSVLIIPLPTMFLDVGLAISITISVLILMVALFLQRPLDFTSFPTLLLLTTLLRLALEVATTRLILGHGNEGVYAAGHVVAAFGGFLMGGDVVIGGILFSILLVVNFMVITKGSGRIAEVAARFSLDAMPGKQMAIDAELASGAISDKVARKRRKELEEESGFYGSMDGAAKFVRGDAIASLIITAINIIGGLTIGVVRHGMPLSEAAGSFTTLTIGDGLVAQIPALLVSTAAGIVVTKGGTEGAADATLVKQLAGSSKPLALAAGISGILAIMPGLPALPFLAISVICGGVSWSRHVHPIEDNGEEEAATHVVPHNAEPPITDSLRIDMIRLELGFSLLGLAGGENPQLTEQIKILRRTIASEMGFILPPVRIQDNLQLSGDQYVIKIKELEVGSGEVRPNRLLVMNPAGGLPALQGEVTKEPAFGLQAMWVDIGLREEATFANYTVVDPASVIVTHLSELVRENLSDLLTYAETQKLLDELPRDQQKLVADMIPSQISLGAVQRVLQALLSERVSIRDLPTILEGIQEACGQGLRAVPQIVAHVRIRLARQISASVMGPNGYIPIVTLSPAWEGTFLDSMVGPPDDRQLAMAPSKLNDFIGKLRTVFDHLASVNETPVVVVNGGIRDAVHAIMERLKPSVSVMAQAEIAPRARIRTVSTIQ; encoded by the coding sequence ATGCCAGAATCAACAAATTCTTCGTTGAAAAATCTGTTTGATCCTCAGCTTGTCCTGAGAAACCTAAAATCTTTCAATATTCAGGATTTGCGAAATGGTGGCTGGCGTCACTTTGTTCCCGGAAGTGATGTCGGGTTAGCGTTAGGTGTTGCAGCGCTTCTCTCTGTACTCATCATTCCATTGCCGACCATGTTTCTGGATGTGGGATTGGCAATTTCCATTACAATTTCTGTGCTGATTTTGATGGTGGCATTGTTTCTGCAGAGGCCGCTGGATTTTACTTCCTTTCCGACTCTTCTTCTGTTGACGACTCTTCTGCGTCTGGCTCTTGAGGTCGCTACAACCCGTCTGATCCTTGGGCACGGCAATGAAGGCGTATACGCTGCCGGTCACGTTGTCGCAGCGTTTGGCGGCTTTCTCATGGGAGGGGATGTCGTTATCGGCGGCATTCTTTTCTCGATACTTCTTGTCGTTAACTTTATGGTCATCACAAAAGGTTCGGGTCGTATTGCTGAAGTTGCGGCGCGATTTTCTCTTGATGCAATGCCGGGAAAACAGATGGCGATTGATGCTGAACTCGCATCAGGCGCCATTTCTGACAAAGTTGCGAGAAAGAGAAGAAAGGAACTCGAGGAGGAAAGTGGTTTCTATGGGTCTATGGATGGTGCGGCCAAGTTTGTAAGAGGCGACGCTATTGCGAGTCTGATCATCACAGCGATTAATATTATTGGCGGTCTGACCATAGGTGTCGTCCGGCATGGAATGCCGCTGAGCGAAGCGGCCGGGTCATTCACGACATTGACCATTGGTGATGGTCTTGTTGCACAAATTCCTGCTTTGCTGGTTTCAACGGCGGCCGGCATTGTCGTCACGAAAGGCGGAACTGAAGGCGCCGCTGACGCAACGTTGGTGAAACAGTTGGCTGGTAGCTCCAAGCCGTTGGCCCTTGCTGCTGGCATTTCCGGGATTCTCGCCATAATGCCGGGTCTGCCGGCTCTTCCATTTCTGGCAATTTCTGTGATTTGTGGTGGGGTGTCCTGGTCCCGTCATGTCCATCCAATAGAGGACAATGGTGAAGAAGAAGCCGCTACGCATGTTGTGCCACATAATGCAGAGCCGCCCATTACGGACTCTCTTCGTATTGACATGATCAGGCTGGAGCTTGGCTTCAGTCTTCTCGGTCTTGCGGGTGGTGAAAATCCACAACTGACGGAACAGATAAAAATCCTACGACGTACTATAGCCAGTGAAATGGGCTTTATTCTGCCTCCAGTCCGGATTCAGGATAATTTACAGCTTTCTGGAGATCAGTACGTTATTAAAATCAAGGAACTTGAGGTCGGTTCAGGTGAAGTTCGTCCCAACAGACTTCTGGTGATGAACCCTGCCGGAGGTTTGCCAGCCCTTCAGGGAGAGGTGACCAAAGAGCCTGCTTTTGGTTTACAGGCCATGTGGGTCGATATTGGTTTGAGAGAAGAAGCGACTTTTGCGAATTATACTGTCGTGGATCCTGCGAGTGTTATCGTGACGCATCTCAGTGAGTTGGTGAGAGAAAATCTTTCTGATCTTCTGACATATGCTGAAACGCAGAAATTGTTGGATGAATTGCCACGCGATCAGCAAAAGCTTGTTGCGGATATGATTCCATCACAAATTTCTCTGGGAGCTGTTCAGCGTGTTTTACAGGCGCTTCTGTCTGAACGTGTTTCGATCAGGGATCTGCCTACCATTTTGGAAGGGATACAGGAGGCGTGTGGACAGGGACTTCGTGCTGTGCCGCAGATTGTTGCCCATGTGCGTATCAGACTGGCTCGTCAGATCAGTGCGTCTGTCATGGGGCCTAACGGTTATATCCCCATCGTGACCCTGAGTCCTGCATGGGAAGGGACGTTTCTGGACAGCATGGTGGGACCGCCTGACGACCGCCAACTCGCGATGGCGCCCAGTAAACTGAATGATTTTATTGGAAAACTGCGCACCGTGTTCGATCATCTTGCGAGCGTGAATGAAACTCCTGTTGTGGTTGTCAATGGTGGTATTCGTGATGCTGTGCATGCGATAATGGAGCGGTTGAAACCATCAGTTTCTGTGATGGCTCAGGCTGAAATTGCACCTAGGGCGAGAATCAGAACCGTTTCCACGATACAATAA
- a CDS encoding sigma-54-dependent transcriptional regulator, which translates to MRILIIGSLSDELGKAAKIVLARGARVDHAETNEYAIKKICSSGDYKFVICSVKENISDLIKALKQERIAVPVIACGPEDPAIAAEAIADGAEDYIPLPPDPDIIAAFLQDASKEKTIFYTADPVMVKLLRQVDKIAASGASVLVTGESGTGKEIIARYVHLKSKRAAGPFIALNCAALPETLVESELFGHERGAFSGATARRVGRFEAANHGTLLLDEISEMDVRLQAKLLRAIQEREIDRLGGGSPVSVDVRIIATSNRDLLAEIKAQKFREDLYFRLNVVSIKIPPLRERVMDIPYLANHFCHYYSKVNSLSPKTITEEALEKLKHYRWPGNVRELENTVHRAVVVSSGDVIDIDCFDLPDMQPEKISQEHSLSSWVGYRMDEVEQALIIETLSHTDGNRTQAASILGISIRALRNKLREYAGQGVAVPPPYQSLTEI; encoded by the coding sequence GTGCGTATACTGATCATTGGTTCTCTCTCGGATGAATTAGGAAAGGCCGCAAAGATTGTATTGGCACGGGGAGCGCGTGTCGATCATGCTGAAACCAATGAATATGCAATAAAGAAAATATGTTCATCAGGTGATTATAAATTCGTAATATGTTCTGTGAAAGAAAATATTTCTGACTTAATAAAAGCATTGAAGCAGGAGAGGATCGCTGTTCCTGTTATTGCCTGTGGACCAGAGGATCCTGCCATCGCAGCCGAGGCCATTGCCGATGGCGCCGAAGATTATATTCCTCTTCCACCTGACCCTGACATCATTGCTGCGTTTTTGCAGGATGCAAGTAAAGAAAAGACGATTTTTTATACCGCTGATCCTGTTATGGTGAAGCTACTGCGACAGGTTGATAAGATAGCTGCATCAGGTGCTTCGGTGCTTGTAACGGGAGAATCTGGAACAGGAAAAGAAATTATTGCGCGCTATGTTCATCTTAAATCAAAGAGGGCGGCTGGCCCCTTTATTGCCCTGAACTGTGCTGCGCTTCCGGAAACATTGGTCGAGTCAGAGCTTTTCGGCCATGAAAGAGGTGCGTTTAGCGGTGCTACAGCCAGACGGGTTGGTCGGTTTGAGGCTGCTAATCATGGGACTTTATTGCTCGACGAAATCAGCGAGATGGATGTTCGCCTTCAGGCAAAGTTGTTGAGGGCTATTCAGGAACGGGAAATAGACAGGTTGGGAGGCGGTTCTCCTGTCTCAGTCGATGTGCGAATTATTGCAACATCCAACAGAGACCTTCTCGCGGAGATCAAGGCTCAGAAATTCCGAGAAGATCTCTATTTCAGATTGAATGTTGTCTCCATCAAGATACCGCCATTACGTGAGCGGGTGATGGACATTCCTTATCTCGCAAACCATTTTTGTCACTATTACAGTAAAGTAAATTCTCTTTCGCCTAAAACCATAACTGAAGAAGCCCTTGAGAAGTTAAAGCATTACAGATGGCCGGGAAATGTCAGGGAACTTGAAAACACGGTTCATCGGGCCGTTGTTGTGTCTTCCGGTGATGTTATAGATATCGACTGTTTCGATCTCCCTGATATGCAGCCGGAAAAAATTTCTCAGGAACATTCCCTGTCATCCTGGGTTGGATACAGGATGGATGAAGTGGAGCAGGCTCTTATCATAGAAACCTTATCGCACACAGATGGAAACAGGACCCAGGCGGCCTCCATATTAGGTATTTCCATTAGGGCGCTCAGAAATAAATTACGCGAATACGCTGGGCAGGGTGTTGCAGTTCCTCCTCCATATCAAAGTTTGACTGAAATATAA
- the fliN gene encoding flagellar motor switch protein FliN: MRQDDSVVSAEGEHEHSIEAVYDIPVTVSAVLGRATMQVSQLLKLGRGAVVELDRKVGEAIDIYVNNRLIARGEIVMVDESRLGITMTEIIKSEKNN, from the coding sequence ATGCGGCAAGACGACAGCGTTGTGTCTGCGGAGGGTGAGCACGAACATTCCATCGAAGCAGTCTACGATATTCCTGTTACCGTTAGTGCCGTGCTTGGCCGGGCGACAATGCAGGTTAGCCAGTTGTTGAAACTGGGACGTGGAGCGGTTGTCGAACTGGATAGAAAAGTTGGCGAGGCCATTGATATTTACGTCAACAACCGGCTGATCGCGCGAGGCGAGATTGTGATGGTTGATGAAAGTCGTCTCGGTATAACCATGACAGAAATTATTAAATCAGAAAAAAATAATTAA
- the fliG gene encoding flagellar motor switch protein FliG: MLVKTALTGVQKAAILLLALGEENGTQLVSSMQEHEIREISAAMATMGAVSAEKVESVCAEFSGAFSAVDTLVGTYDTTERILRKALPGERVNAIMEEIRGPAGRTMWDKLGNVPENILANYLRNEYPQTVAVILSRLQASQTARVLSLFPEDFAVDIMMRMLHMENVQRDVIDSLETTLRSEFMASLARSSKQDSHELLAEVFNNFDRRLEGQLMNALEKRNIEDAEQVKALMFTFEDLKRLPRDAIMRIMRDIDREKLPLALKGASEDIRKLFLSSMTSRAGKILEDEISAMGPVRIKDVDAAQSEIVNMAKNLANQGEIDLNPGGDNNEMLA; encoded by the coding sequence ATGCTGGTGAAAACAGCTTTAACCGGTGTTCAGAAAGCAGCGATACTTTTGCTGGCTTTAGGGGAAGAAAATGGCACCCAGCTTGTTTCTTCCATGCAGGAACATGAAATACGTGAGATTTCAGCCGCAATGGCCACCATGGGGGCTGTATCTGCGGAAAAAGTCGAATCTGTTTGCGCTGAATTCTCCGGGGCCTTTTCCGCTGTTGATACGTTAGTCGGAACATACGATACAACAGAACGAATTTTACGAAAGGCGCTCCCCGGGGAACGGGTGAATGCCATCATGGAAGAAATTCGTGGTCCGGCGGGCAGGACCATGTGGGACAAGTTGGGTAATGTTCCGGAAAATATTCTGGCAAACTATCTTCGCAATGAATATCCCCAGACTGTAGCGGTCATCCTCAGTCGGCTTCAGGCATCGCAGACGGCTCGCGTATTGTCGCTTTTCCCCGAAGATTTTGCTGTCGATATTATGATGCGCATGCTTCACATGGAAAATGTCCAGAGGGATGTCATAGACAGTCTTGAGACCACACTCAGGTCAGAATTCATGGCAAGTCTTGCCCGTTCGTCCAAGCAGGACAGTCACGAACTTCTTGCTGAAGTCTTCAATAATTTTGACAGACGTCTTGAAGGCCAGCTTATGAATGCGCTGGAAAAGCGTAATATTGAAGATGCAGAGCAGGTCAAGGCGCTCATGTTTACGTTTGAAGACCTGAAACGTCTGCCACGCGATGCGATCATGAGGATTATGCGTGATATTGATAGAGAGAAATTACCTCTCGCACTCAAAGGAGCTTCGGAAGACATAAGAAAACTATTCCTGTCGTCAATGACATCGCGAGCAGGAAAAATATTGGAGGACGAAATTTCTGCAATGGGTCCTGTCCGTATAAAGGATGTTGATGCAGCCCAATCAGAAATTGTGAATATGGCCAAAAATCTCGCAAATCAGGGAGAAATTGATCTGAACCCGGGTGGTGACAATAATGAGATGTTGGCATGA
- the fliF gene encoding flagellar basal-body MS-ring/collar protein FliF: protein MKATLSGLKSLGLPRLIALGAVGLGILGMLAVFAFHGGGQATALLYRDLDLHEAAQMAEDLEKAHIAHTVSPSGDAIYVAPAQVAAARLLLARDSLPSGGSVGYEIFDHSNTLTTTEFEQHIDETRALEGELERSIRLIHGVRNARVHLVLPHREMFSADQQAAQASVLLTMNGSRPDAESVQAVLNLVAAATPGLSPQNISIIDNHGNVLARPGDRNSPAGLAQNIDEQRQAMEARLSQTVEAMLVPTLGAGHVRAEASVLMNLDRVHETQESYDPDQQVLRSQQSTTDKSVNTEAQQNTSVANNLPNANAGQPRAGSQDDRREETNNYEIGKRVRTVVQDQPRVSRISLAVMVDGKTNKAADGKTEWAPLDQAELDRITTLAKTAIGFDEKRGDAVNVVSMRFASEASDTASAHASWMGLPIEKADAIQMLRSLAPGLLIFLALIFFVKPLLKKDNAGESGGTSPALPATSSDGEERPVTALTETDGDELMQGSPAQLALEGPREKASDFMNLSGIDGRLKASAIRHVRELASDNPEESLNVIRSWLTPQHEG, encoded by the coding sequence TTGAAAGCGACACTTTCTGGCCTGAAGTCGCTCGGACTGCCTCGTCTGATTGCTTTGGGAGCCGTTGGTCTCGGTATACTGGGCATGCTGGCGGTTTTCGCGTTTCATGGTGGTGGACAGGCTACGGCGCTGTTGTACCGTGATCTTGATCTGCATGAAGCCGCCCAGATGGCGGAAGATCTTGAGAAAGCCCATATCGCTCATACGGTTTCACCGTCTGGAGATGCGATTTATGTGGCTCCTGCTCAGGTGGCTGCGGCACGTCTGTTGCTGGCCCGTGACTCCCTCCCGTCAGGAGGTTCAGTTGGATATGAGATCTTTGATCACTCCAACACACTGACGACCACGGAGTTCGAGCAGCACATTGATGAAACGCGCGCTCTTGAGGGAGAGCTGGAACGCTCAATCCGCCTGATTCACGGTGTAAGAAATGCTCGTGTCCATCTGGTGCTTCCGCATAGGGAAATGTTCTCAGCGGACCAGCAGGCGGCTCAGGCCAGTGTGCTTCTCACGATGAATGGCAGTCGTCCGGATGCGGAAAGCGTTCAGGCTGTTCTCAATCTTGTCGCCGCGGCTACGCCGGGCCTGTCTCCCCAGAATATCTCGATTATTGATAATCATGGTAATGTTCTGGCCCGACCGGGAGACCGCAACAGTCCGGCGGGCCTCGCCCAGAATATTGATGAGCAGCGGCAGGCTATGGAGGCGCGGCTTTCCCAGACGGTGGAAGCCATGCTGGTGCCGACACTCGGCGCGGGGCATGTGCGTGCGGAAGCCTCCGTGTTGATGAATCTTGATCGGGTGCATGAGACACAGGAGAGTTATGATCCTGACCAGCAGGTTCTGCGTTCACAGCAGAGCACGACGGACAAATCTGTAAACACGGAAGCTCAGCAGAATACGTCTGTAGCGAATAATCTCCCGAACGCGAATGCAGGACAGCCGCGGGCCGGCAGTCAGGATGACAGGCGGGAAGAAACCAATAACTATGAAATCGGCAAGCGTGTCCGTACTGTTGTTCAGGATCAGCCGCGCGTGTCACGCATCAGTCTGGCGGTCATGGTTGATGGCAAAACCAACAAAGCCGCTGATGGTAAAACCGAATGGGCTCCGCTGGACCAGGCCGAACTGGACAGAATCACCACTCTTGCAAAAACTGCTATCGGTTTTGATGAAAAGCGTGGAGATGCAGTCAATGTCGTCTCGATGCGTTTTGCATCGGAGGCCTCAGATACGGCCAGCGCTCACGCTTCATGGATGGGGCTGCCGATTGAAAAGGCAGACGCTATTCAGATGTTGCGTAGTCTGGCGCCGGGGCTTCTCATCTTTCTGGCTCTCATCTTCTTCGTTAAACCTCTCCTGAAAAAAGATAATGCAGGTGAAAGCGGCGGAACATCACCCGCACTGCCAGCAACGTCGAGCGACGGTGAGGAGCGGCCTGTTACGGCGCTGACTGAAACTGATGGCGATGAACTGATGCAGGGTTCTCCGGCACAGCTTGCACTGGAAGGGCCTCGTGAAAAAGCATCTGATTTCATGAATCTTTCGGGCATCGATGGACGTCTCAAGGCTTCGGCCATTCGCCATGTGCGTGAACTGGCAAGTGACAACCCCGAAGAGAGTCTTAATGTCATTCGAAGCTGGCTTACGCCACAGCATGAGGGCTGA
- a CDS encoding NAD kinase: MDKDSPETCWPPTTRPERLAFVAAETTTAQEELLRLSRRYGNHDPEDAEVIICLGGDGFMLETLRLVMDRSVPVYGMNCGSVGFLMNPLNEDDLLERLTITQNAELHPLHMRAVCTDGSVHEAEALNDVFLFRETRQAAKIRIDVDGRERLSELICDGVLVATPAGSTAYNLSAHGPIVPLSGNLLPLTPISAFRPRRWRGALLPSNAVVTFSILEQEKRPVAAVADFTEIRDVKTVSVQENRNRSVNVLFDPGQSLSERIIAEQFSA; the protein is encoded by the coding sequence ATGGATAAAGACTCTCCAGAGACCTGCTGGCCACCGACCACGCGCCCTGAACGTCTTGCTTTCGTTGCGGCAGAAACCACCACCGCCCAGGAAGAACTGCTTCGGCTCTCCCGTCGTTACGGTAATCATGATCCCGAGGATGCAGAGGTCATCATCTGTCTGGGAGGCGATGGTTTCATGCTGGAAACACTCAGGCTGGTCATGGACCGGAGCGTGCCAGTCTACGGCATGAATTGTGGTTCGGTGGGATTTCTGATGAATCCGCTGAACGAAGATGACCTGCTTGAACGCCTCACCATAACGCAGAATGCGGAATTGCATCCCCTGCATATGAGAGCCGTCTGCACTGATGGCTCCGTCCATGAGGCTGAAGCGCTCAATGACGTCTTCCTGTTCAGGGAAACCCGTCAGGCGGCCAAGATCAGAATCGATGTGGATGGACGCGAGCGTCTGTCAGAACTGATCTGCGACGGCGTGCTCGTCGCGACACCCGCAGGTTCAACCGCCTATAACCTGTCCGCACACGGCCCTATCGTGCCGCTTTCCGGAAACCTCCTGCCGCTCACTCCCATCAGCGCCTTCCGTCCGCGTCGCTGGCGGGGCGCCCTGCTGCCGTCGAACGCCGTCGTGACATTCTCGATTCTTGAGCAGGAAAAGAGGCCGGTTGCCGCTGTCGCGGATTTCACTGAAATACGGGACGTCAAAACCGTGTCCGTTCAGGAAAACCGTAACCGTTCGGTCAATGTCCTGTTTGATCCCGGACAATCCCTGTCAGAGCGTATAATCGCTGAACAGTTCTCAGCCTGA